In Thalassococcus sp. S3, the sequence CTGCGCCACGTGAGGCGCGATGCGCAGGGCCGTCGAGCCGGTGCCGGCACCAAGTTCAAGCACGTGATCGGTGGGGCGCAGATGAGACAGCGTGCGCGCCAGCGTGTGTTCATAGGCGACCGGATCTTTGATGGCCTGTTTTGAATATTTGACGGCGACGCCGTCCCAGAAGTCTTTTGCATGTATCATTGGGGAGCCTCGGGGCGTTTGAATGAGCGCTGTCTATCCATACGCAGATCAGAAGGATATTGCTGAAAATCGCAGTTCCAATATACGGATATGTATGAATTGGCAGGCGATCTCCTTCGATTGGAACCAGGTGCGGGCGTTTTTGGCGACGGTCGAGGAGGGCTCTCTGTCGGCGGCGGCGCGGGCGCTAGGCTCCACCCAGCCTACGGTGGGGCGGCAGGTGGCCGCACTGGAGGAGGCGCTGGGCGTACTGCTTTTTGAACGGGTGGGGCGCTCGCTGGCGCTGACGCCGACGGGACGAGATCTGTTCAGCCACGTGCGCGCGATGGGAGAGATGGCCACGCGGATCTCTCTGACGGCGTCGGGCCGGTCGCAGGAGGTGGCAGGCAAGGTGTCGATCACGGCAAGCGACGGGATGTCGACCTATCTGTTGCCGCGCATTCTGGAGCGGTTGAGGGCACAGGTGCCGGGGATCGAGATCGACGTGGTCGCGGCCAATGATCTGAGGGATCTGCAACGGCGCGAGGCCGATATCGCCATTCGCCACGTTCGCCCGGAACAGCCGGAACTGATTGCGAGGCTGGTGCGGGAGGAGGAGGGGCATATCTACGTCTCGCCCGGCTATATTGCGCGATATGGGCGGCCCGAGACGTTGGAGGATCTCAACCGCGGAACCTATGTCGGCGTGGGCGACCGGGCCGAGATGATCTTGTGGCTGAACCGGATGGGGCTCTCGCTGACGCCGGAGAATTTTCCGATCTGTGTCGACAGCACCGTCGCGGCCTGGGAGATGGCGCGGCAGGGGCTGGGGCTGGGTGTGAACATTGACCAGATTGCCGCGCTTGCGCCGGAGATGGAGCAGGTCGCACCGCCGCTGGAGCCGATCCCGGTGCCGACCTGGCTGGTGACGCATCGCGAGTTGCACACGAGCCGGCGCATCCGGGTGGTGTTCGATTTTCTGGCCGAGGCGCTGGCGGGTTAGCCCGGGTCATAGTCTGAGAGGCGTTTACCGGGTTCATCGACGAAGAGCTCCGGGAGAGCGCTGGCCTCTTCGATCAGGTCCACACGGAAGACGCGGAAGTCAGAGCGGAGTTCACACCAGGCGGTGAGGGTCCAGACACGGCCCCAATATTCCATGTGCAAGGGGCGCACCTTTCGCGCGGTGAGCGTGGTGTCGATGCGACGGTAGGAGAGGTGGAGCTTCTGTTTGCCCTTGATCGCCCCGCGCAATGTCGCCATGTGGGAAAAGCCACGCGCGGCGTCGGCAAAGGGATAAACCGCGAATTTCCAGGCATCCGCCTCGGCGATGGTTTCTGCGGGCAGGACGGCATCGACCTTGGCCGCGAGGCTATCGGCGGCGGCTTTGAGGTCGGGGTCGGCGGCTTCGGCGACGATGGCCATTCCGAGGTTGAGTGCCTCAAGCTCGGCGGGGGTCAGGGTCAGTGGGGGCAGGGTGATGGCGTCGACGGCCATGTAACCCACGCCACGCTCGCCCTGTACCGGAACGCCGGAGGCCACGAGCGTGTCCATGTCGCGATAGATCGTGCGGACGGACACCTCAAGCCGCGCGGCGATGTCCTGCGCGCGGTGCAGCTTGCCGTCGCGCAGGATCTGGATGATGTCAAAAAGGCGGTCGGTGCGACGCATGTCGCGACCGTCGCATGGGGCCTAATCCATCTGCAAGTGGATGTAGGCGTGGCGCATCACCAGGTCTTGGGACGAGATCATCTTGCCGAAGGGCTGGAAGCTGGGCTCTTGCATCACTGCCTGGGCGGCGGCCTTTGCATCCTCCATAAAGGCCCAGACGATGTGATCGGTCCAAAGACCGTCCTCATCGCAGCTGAGCGTGCGCGATATCAGCGTACCCATCTTGCGCAGGGCTGCTTCGGTGCCCTTGGCGGCAGCGGCGAAGGCCTGGGGGTCGGTGCCCGGCTCCAGCCGGAAGGTAACGATTTCAGCGACATGTGTGGTCATTGTGGTTGGGGTCCTTTCGATCTTGCGATGGGGCTGGACCTAGCAGGGGACAACTGACATAAACCTGTCAGTTGCGTGCGGAGATCCCAAAGACGATGCGTTTTTTGCCGGTTGGTAGAGACGTCACACGGCATTGTCGCTTTTCGAAAGCGGCGGCGATGACCTAGACAGAAGCCAACTTGTTACAGGCGGGCCTGGGGACCCGTCCGAACCTGAGGAGATATGAGATGCTGAACAATATCGGCCTTCCCGGCCTTCTTCTGATCGCGGTTGTGGTGCTGGTCCTGTTCGGACGGGGCAAGATCAGTTCGCTTATGGGCGAGGTGGGCAAGGGCATCACGGCCTTCAAGAAGGGCGTGAAGGACAGCAATGACGAGCTTGAGGATCAGTCGGCAGAGACGGCCAAGGACGTCACGCCCGAGACCGAGAAAGACAAGGCGTAAGCACCCATGTTCGATCTGGGCTTTGCCGAGCTGCTGGTCATCGGGATCGTGGCGCTGATCGTTGTCGGACCGAAGGACCTGCCGGTGCTCTTTCGCAATGTGGGCCGCTTCGTGGGTAAGGCGCGCGGCATGGCACGGGAATTCAGCCGTGCGATGAACGACGCGGCAGATGAAAGCGGTGTGCGCGACGTGGCCAAGGGGCTGAAGAGCGCGACCAACCCGATCGGATCGGCGATGGATGGCGTGAAAGAGGCGGCGCGTGATATGACATCAAGCCTCGATCCCACGAAATACGACCCCGACAGCGAGACCGGCAAGCTGGCCGCGGACCGGGCCGAGAAGGCCAAGAAGATCCAGGCCGCCACGGCGCGCGCGGCGGCCGAGCGCAAGGCCCGCGAGGCGCAGGAGGCCCTGGCCAAGGCCGAGGAATACGAGGCCGAGCTGAAGGACGACAAGGGATGAGCCAGACGGATGAGATCGACGACAGCGCTGCCCCGCTGATCGAGCATCTGGCCGAGTTGCGCACGCGGCTCATTCACTGCGTGGTGGGTTTTCTGGTGGGTATGGTGATCTGTTTCACCGTGGCCACGCCGATCTTCAACTTCCTCACCAACCCGCTCTGCCAGGTGCTGGCCGAGAGGGGGCAGGATTGCGACCTGATCTTCATCTCGCCACAGGAAGGTTTCTTCGTGGCGATCAAGGTGTCGTTGCTTGGCGGGTTCCTTCTGGCCTTTCCCTATATCGGCCTGCAGATGTGGCGGTTCGTGGCGCCTGGCCTTTACAAGTCCGAGAAGGGCGCGTTCCTGCCCTTTTTGATCGCCTCACCTTTCATGTTCTTTCTGGGCGCGTCCTTTGCGTTCTACGTGGTCACCCCGCTCGCTTATGATTTCTTCCTGGGCTTCCAGCAATTCGGGGCCGAGGGTGAAGCCGTGGCGGGTGAAGACGGCGCGCCGCTGAGCGTGGTCTTTCAGGGTTCAGCTCAGGAATATCTGAACCTGACGATCAAGTTCATCGTGGCCTTTGGCCTCTGCTTCCAGCTTCCAGTGCTGTTGACCCTGATGGGCAAGGCGGGGCTGGTGAGCGCCGAAGGTTTGGGCAATGTGCGTAAATACGCGGTGGTGGCCATTCTTGTCCTGGCGGCACTGGTGACCCCGCCGGACGTGATCACGCAGGTGATCCTCTTCGTGGTGGTCTACGGGCTTTACGAGGTGTCGATCCAGCTTGTCCGCCGGGTGGAGCGCAAGCGCGAGGCGCAATTGCGCGAGGACGGGTACTACGATGACGAGGAAGAGTTCGACGATCCGCTGATGGATGAGTTCGAACGGGACGACAGCAAGTGAACGAAGACAGCCTGGCACGGATCGCGGCGGCGTTGGACAGGATATCGCCGCCGCCGCTGGCTGCCCCGGATTTCGATGCGGCCCCGGCCTTTGTCTGGCATGTCGAGCCGGACCGGCTGGAGCCGGTGCATCAGATCGCACGCGTGGACCTGGATCTGCTGATCGGGGTGGATCGCTCACGCGACACTTTGCTGGCGAATACACGACAGTTTGCGAAGGGCCTGAGCGCCAACAACGCGTTGCTCTGGGGCGCCCGAGGTATGGGAAAATCCAGCCTAGTCAAGGCAGTGCATGGCGCTGTTCAAGCGGATTGCCCAGCCTTGAAACTGGTCGAGCTGCAACGGGAGGACCTGCCGTCGGTCGGGCGGCTTCTGGCGCATCTGAGGGAGGCGCCTGCGCACAGGTTCATTCTCTTTTGCGATGATCTGTCCTTCAGCCACGATGATCAGCATTACAAAAGCCTCAAGGCGGTGCTGGATGGCGGGATCGAGGGACGGCCTGACAATGTGGTGCTGTACGCCACATCGAACCGGCGCCATCTGATGCCGCGGGATATGATAGAGAACGAACGCTCCACCGCGATCAGCCCGTCGGAGGCGGTCGAGGAGAAAGTATCCCTGTCGGACCGGTTCGGATTGTGGCTGGGTTTTCATCCCTGCAGTCAGGATGAATACCTCTCTATGATCGACGGGTATTGCACGGCCTATGGCGTGCAGACGGAGGCCGCAACGCTGAGGGCAGAGGCCATCGAATGGCAGGCCACGCGCGGCGCGCGCTCAGGCCGGGTGGCATGGCAGTTCTTTGTCGATCTCGCCGGTCGCTCCGGTGTGCGGCTGGAACAAGCAGGCCCGGCAGATCCCTGAGGCAGTTGCACGCAGAGCGGCAGCCTTTCACCCGTCACAGTCCGTATTCATCATGTTTCCTTTGTGACATTAATGAACGCTTCGGTCGATAGAACCGGCGTCGCAGAACGAGGGGCCCCTGCGGGCCCACCCCTCAATCTGCGGGCCGTTCGGCTTCGGCCATGAGCAGATCGGCCTTGTCGAACAGCTTGCCTATTCTTGCCTGACTGGGTGCGGCCGACCGGGTGAGGCGGCAGGGTTGACCCGTCACATTCTTTCCCTTTCCGGTCTGCTTTGGGATGCGCGGTATTTTGATGAGGCTGTTGAAGGACAGGGACCCGAGCAGCGTTTCCAGGTCGACCCCTTGGGGGACATGCATGACCTTCATGTCGACGGTCACATGCTGTTGCCCGCCGCCGGGCAGGATATAAGGTTCCTCGGTCACGGCACGGCGGGTTTTGACGCGGATGTCATCGATATCCAGAAGATCGGCTTGGGTCAGCGGCACCAGTAATATCGAGGTCCCGAATGTTCCCGCGAAGCCGAATTGCGGCATTGCGTCCTGCAGCCTGCGATGCATCGCGGCCAGCAGTTGTTTGGCGAGCGCCGGTCTGCCCCAGCTATGCCGGGCATGGTTTGGCCGCAACCGCAGGATCAGCATGCGCGTATAGGAGGCATCCCCCATCGCGCTGGCGCGGATCCCGCATTCCCGCTGGAACGTCTTTGGCGTCATGAGACCGCTGTCAGGGTCAACGCTGATGGATGCCCGAAGCCGTTTTTCATCTTCAAACTTCATGCGTTCGAGTTCAAGCACGCCGCTGACAATCGGGATCGTGAGCATGTTCAACAGCAAGATCGGCAGCGCCGCCTCGGAAAAAAACCATGTGCGCGAGACCTCGGGCAAGATGGTGGCCCCAAGGAGATGGGCCGAAGCGAGGCCAGCGAGCAACACCATATGGGACGCGGAACGCCTGTCGATCTGGCGCGTTATATGCGCCCAAGTCAGTCCCATGCTCATCGCGATGGTCATGCCCAGCACACCGGCCCACATGCCGACCCCGCCGATGCCCAGACGGGCCGCAGCGGCCACGCCCAGGCAAACCAGCGCCGCCTGCCACCCCAGAAAGGCCCCAGCCAGGGCGATGGGGATGTTTCGAAGGTCGATGATCAGTCCTTCTATCGGCTCGAACGGGCGGTACATCTGAAACACCGCGCCGATGCCGAAACTGAGCCCCAGGAACGCCTGACTGACCCTTGGAAATCGCAGACCGCGCCGCAATTGTGCATAGGCATATCCCAATATGACAATCAGCCCCAGGGAGGCGGTCAGATCCAGGATGCTTGAAATGTCGAGCTTCATACCGTTCCCTCATATGATGAGAGATCAGCCTAGCGGCAGCCACCTAACCAAAAGCTACCAGTTAAAAATCGCCATATTTTCCCTTGAGGCCGTTCTGACCTGCTGCCGGTTCAGTTCGTGGGGATCAAGCGAACCCGATGCCGGAGTTCTTGTGTCTCGAACCGCATCCACTGCATATCTTGGCTGAAGTGAACGGCAAAGGGCCCCCGGCGCGCCTCCCATCCGTCGCCGCGTTGCTCAAGAGGGGCAAAGTATTGTTCCCCGGCTTGGCGGATGATCACGTAATCACAGTCTTTGCTGAACCCGACCTGCCCGCTCAGTCCGGCATCCCTGTATCGAAAGGTTTTCTCGGAAATCGGACATGCCAGGGCCGTTTGAGACGCCAAAGCCAGCCCTGCTACCAATCCGAATTTTGCCAAATGTGCCAACATATCAGAACTCTAGAGCAACAGGTGGCACATTTGAATTGCAAAGCGCCCGGAGTGTTCGCCATTTCATAGTGATCTGGTGTCTCCGAAGGTGGATCAGTTCAGATACGGCGTCGGATCGACCGATTCAAAGCCTTCCCGCACCTCGAAATGAACATAGGCGTTGTCGCCCTCGCGCAGTTGCGCCAGCTTTTGGCCGCGCTTGACCTGATCGCCCTTGTTGACCGCAATCCCGTCTACATTGGCATAGACGGTGAGAACGTTATCGGGATGGCGCACAACGATGATCGGCACGTTGTTGGCATCTTCCGTGATCGCGGCCACTGTGCCGTCCGCGGCCGCGGCAACCGGTGTGCCGGGATCCGATGCGATGTCTATGCCATCGTTGCGCCCCTTGGCGTAGTCACGAATGATGCGCCCCTGTACGGGCAAGGCCATGGCTGCGCCGCTGCTGCGTGACGGTGTGCCGACATCGACGGGCGGCTCCGCTTCGGAGGGGGTGTCGGCCGCTTGCACCTGCTCGTCCGGGAGCGGTGTTGTCGAGCTTGGCGGAGTTGGCGTTGGCGATCCGGATCCCGGCTGCGTCACATCTGCGGCTCCTGCCGCCCCACGGCGCGGCGGCGTTTGCGAGGCCACGGGGATCAGCAGAAACTGCCCTTCCCGAATGGCGAAATCAGATCCCAGACCGTTCCATTCGCCCAGCGAACGTACCGGAACGTTGTAGAGCCGCGCGATGGTAAAGGCGGTCTCGCCGCGTTCCACTTTGTGACGAACAGGCTCCTGTGCGACCGGAGCTGCAGCGGCCGGAGAAGGCTCAAGCGTCGTGGTTTCCACCGGCGTTGTCGCGGGGGCGTTGTCAATCGCATTGCCGGCAAGCGTCGTGATATCGATGGCGCCGGGTGTTCCCGGGGCAGGCTCCGACACGCGGGCGGGCAGGGCCAGAACTTCACCGTCCCGCAGACCGACATCCACATCGATCCCATTAAAGCGGGCGAGGGCCCCGGCATCCACCCCGACCCGGCTTGCCACGTCGGCGACGGTATCCCCCCGGCGCGCGACCGCGACCTGATAGTTGGGGTAGGAAATCACACCGCGTGCGTCCGCCTGCGGTCGCTCCGCCGTGGCCGTGCGGGCCGCCGGGGCGGTGCTGAAGCCGCCGAGATTGCCCCGCAGATCAAAGTCCAGCGGTTCGGTGCATCCCGCAATGGCAAGGCAAGCCGCCAGCAGCGGAACGGTTTTGCGAAGATGGCTCATCACTCGATATCCTCAAGGCGCGTCCCTGTTGACCGGGATCTTGCGCGGTCACGTCTGTCGTCAGCCGTCCTTGCCCAGCCCTTCCAGGAGGGGCACGAACCGCACCGGGCGCAACTCGTCATACGCGTATCCCTCATCGGTCCGTCGGACCCGGATCAGGGTTTGTACCGCATCTGACTGCCCGACCGGCACCACCATGATACCGCCGATTTTCAGTTGCGCCAATAGGGGGCCGGGCGGGTCTTCTGCGGCGGCGGTCACGATGATCCGGTCGAAGGGTGCCTGATCGGGCAGGCCAAAGGAGCCGTCCAGCGTGACAGCCGTGATGTTGACGAGGTCAAGCTGCGAGAAAACGGACCGCGCCTCCCGCACCAGCCGGGCATGCCGGTCGATCGTATAGACCCGGCGGGCCAGTTTGGAGAGGATCGCAGCCTGGTAGCCCGAGCCGGTTCCGACCTCCAGAACCTTGTCGCGTGGTTCGACCTGAAGCGCCTGTGTCATCAGCCCAACCACCGATGGCTGACTGATCGTCTGGCCGCAGGCAATGGGAAGCGGCATATCCTCGTAGGCGCGTTCGGCGAAGAGACCGCGCACGAAGGGGCCGCGATCAATCGCCTCCATCGCGCCGAGCACCCGCGCGTCGGTCACCCCTTTTGACCGGAGCGCAAAGAGAAACTGCATGCGGATCTCGGCGTCGGGATCCGTCATTCGATTGCCCGAAGTGCATCCAGCGCGTCATGGGCGGTCAAGTCGGCACGCATGGGTGTTACCGAGATGTATCCGTCCAGATTGACGGCGGCATCGGTTCCGGGTGCTGTCGGGATATGCTGATTGCCGCCGGTGATCCAAAGAAAGCGGCGCCCGGAGGGGGAGGCGTGCGGTTCTACACCAAAATGCGTTCCACGCCGGAACCCCTGGGCCGCGATGCGCGCGCCCTTGACCTCACCGGCTGGCACCGGCGGGAAGTTTACATTGTAGAACAGGCCGTAATCGGCATCCTCCGTCGGCGTGGCATCAAGGATCTTGCGAATGAGATCCGCACCATGAACGGCGGCCGCCTCGAAAGGGTTCTGGGTCTGAACGTTACGCGGCCCGTAATATTGTGACAGTGCGAGGGCCGGCAGACCCTGAAGGGCGGCCTCCAGCGCGCCTCCCAGGGTGCCGGAGTAAAGGGCGTTTTCAGCCGAATTGTTCCCTCGGTTGACCCCCGACAGGACAAGTTCGGGTGGTGCGTCCTTCATCACATCATGAAGGCCGGCCAGCACGCAATCCGCCGGCGACCCTTCGGCGGCAAAGCGGCGGTCGCCCATCTGTGCAATCATCATCGGATGGGTGTAGCTGATACAATGGGCCACGCCGGATTGTTCAAAGGCCGGGGCGACCGTCCAGACCTCACCCTCGGGTCCGGCGAGCTCTTCCGCAATAGCGGTCAGGACCTTCAATCCGGGCGCGTTGATACCGTCGTCGTTCGTGATGAGAATACGCATAAAGCCTGCCCCTTTTGATCTTGATAGACAAGCGACCGAAGCGGGGCAAGCAAGCCTGCCGCTCCGGATCTAAAATATCCCGGCTGCTGCCAGTGATGTCAGGTCCGCAACCCGATCTCGCTCAGCACCCGCCGTGCTTCGTCCGCGGGAGCGGCGAGGTCGGCCCGTGTCTCCCCGGGAAAAAACCGCGCCCGGATGGCGGTGGGCATCGGAGCGGGGGAGAGGATGTGGATGCGCGGACCGGTTTTGGCGGTTTCGGCCTGCCAGCTGCGCGCGAGCGCGATTTGCGCGGCCTTGGTGGCGCCATAAGGGCCAAAGAACTTCTCACCGGCGCGGGGATCGTCGAAAAAGACGGCCTGTCCGGTTTGGCCCAGAAGAGGCGCGATGAAGGGGATCAGACGGGCCGTGGCATTGCTGTTGACCTCAAGCGATTTCTGCCAGTCCTTGGCATCGATGTGATCGGCGGGGCTGAGAGGGGCGGCATGGACGGCGGTGTGTAGCCAGAGATCGAGGTGTTTCCAGCGATCATGCACCCCCCGGCAGAGTGTTGCCATCGCTGCGGGATCGGTGATGTCCATCGGGGCCAGAGTGGCTTGGCCGCCTGCGGCCTGTATCCGGTCGTCTAGCTCTTCAAGGGCGCCGACCGTGCGGGCCACGGCGATGACATGATGGCTGGGCGCAAGCGCTTCCGCCAGGGCGGCCCCAAGGCCACGCGAAGCGCCGGTGATAAGTGCGGTTTGTGTCA encodes:
- a CDS encoding LysR family transcriptional regulator — protein: MNWQAISFDWNQVRAFLATVEEGSLSAAARALGSTQPTVGRQVAALEEALGVLLFERVGRSLALTPTGRDLFSHVRAMGEMATRISLTASGRSQEVAGKVSITASDGMSTYLLPRILERLRAQVPGIEIDVVAANDLRDLQRREADIAIRHVRPEQPELIARLVREEEGHIYVSPGYIARYGRPETLEDLNRGTYVGVGDRAEMILWLNRMGLSLTPENFPICVDSTVAAWEMARQGLGLGVNIDQIAALAPEMEQVAPPLEPIPVPTWLVTHRELHTSRRIRVVFDFLAEALAG
- a CDS encoding YafY family protein, which encodes MRRTDRLFDIIQILRDGKLHRAQDIAARLEVSVRTIYRDMDTLVASGVPVQGERGVGYMAVDAITLPPLTLTPAELEALNLGMAIVAEAADPDLKAAADSLAAKVDAVLPAETIAEADAWKFAVYPFADAARGFSHMATLRGAIKGKQKLHLSYRRIDTTLTARKVRPLHMEYWGRVWTLTAWCELRSDFRVFRVDLIEEASALPELFVDEPGKRLSDYDPG
- the tatA gene encoding twin-arginine translocase TatA/TatE family subunit; the protein is MLNNIGLPGLLLIAVVVLVLFGRGKISSLMGEVGKGITAFKKGVKDSNDELEDQSAETAKDVTPETEKDKA
- the tatB gene encoding Sec-independent protein translocase protein TatB; the protein is MFDLGFAELLVIGIVALIVVGPKDLPVLFRNVGRFVGKARGMAREFSRAMNDAADESGVRDVAKGLKSATNPIGSAMDGVKEAARDMTSSLDPTKYDPDSETGKLAADRAEKAKKIQAATARAAAERKAREAQEALAKAEEYEAELKDDKG
- the tatC gene encoding twin-arginine translocase subunit TatC: MSQTDEIDDSAAPLIEHLAELRTRLIHCVVGFLVGMVICFTVATPIFNFLTNPLCQVLAERGQDCDLIFISPQEGFFVAIKVSLLGGFLLAFPYIGLQMWRFVAPGLYKSEKGAFLPFLIASPFMFFLGASFAFYVVTPLAYDFFLGFQQFGAEGEAVAGEDGAPLSVVFQGSAQEYLNLTIKFIVAFGLCFQLPVLLTLMGKAGLVSAEGLGNVRKYAVVAILVLAALVTPPDVITQVILFVVVYGLYEVSIQLVRRVERKREAQLREDGYYDDEEEFDDPLMDEFERDDSK
- a CDS encoding ATP-binding protein produces the protein MNEDSLARIAAALDRISPPPLAAPDFDAAPAFVWHVEPDRLEPVHQIARVDLDLLIGVDRSRDTLLANTRQFAKGLSANNALLWGARGMGKSSLVKAVHGAVQADCPALKLVELQREDLPSVGRLLAHLREAPAHRFILFCDDLSFSHDDQHYKSLKAVLDGGIEGRPDNVVLYATSNRRHLMPRDMIENERSTAISPSEAVEEKVSLSDRFGLWLGFHPCSQDEYLSMIDGYCTAYGVQTEAATLRAEAIEWQATRGARSGRVAWQFFVDLAGRSGVRLEQAGPADP
- a CDS encoding LytS/YhcK type 5TM receptor domain-containing protein is translated as MKLDISSILDLTASLGLIVILGYAYAQLRRGLRFPRVSQAFLGLSFGIGAVFQMYRPFEPIEGLIIDLRNIPIALAGAFLGWQAALVCLGVAAAARLGIGGVGMWAGVLGMTIAMSMGLTWAHITRQIDRRSASHMVLLAGLASAHLLGATILPEVSRTWFFSEAALPILLLNMLTIPIVSGVLELERMKFEDEKRLRASISVDPDSGLMTPKTFQRECGIRASAMGDASYTRMLILRLRPNHARHSWGRPALAKQLLAAMHRRLQDAMPQFGFAGTFGTSILLVPLTQADLLDIDDIRVKTRRAVTEEPYILPGGGQQHVTVDMKVMHVPQGVDLETLLGSLSFNSLIKIPRIPKQTGKGKNVTGQPCRLTRSAAPSQARIGKLFDKADLLMAEAERPAD
- a CDS encoding peptidoglycan DD-metalloendopeptidase family protein yields the protein MSHLRKTVPLLAACLAIAGCTEPLDFDLRGNLGGFSTAPAARTATAERPQADARGVISYPNYQVAVARRGDTVADVASRVGVDAGALARFNGIDVDVGLRDGEVLALPARVSEPAPGTPGAIDITTLAGNAIDNAPATTPVETTTLEPSPAAAAPVAQEPVRHKVERGETAFTIARLYNVPVRSLGEWNGLGSDFAIREGQFLLIPVASQTPPRRGAAGAADVTQPGSGSPTPTPPSSTTPLPDEQVQAADTPSEAEPPVDVGTPSRSSGAAMALPVQGRIIRDYAKGRNDGIDIASDPGTPVAAAADGTVAAITEDANNVPIIVVRHPDNVLTVYANVDGIAVNKGDQVKRGQKLAQLREGDNAYVHFEVREGFESVDPTPYLN
- a CDS encoding protein-L-isoaspartate(D-aspartate) O-methyltransferase is translated as MTDPDAEIRMQFLFALRSKGVTDARVLGAMEAIDRGPFVRGLFAERAYEDMPLPIACGQTISQPSVVGLMTQALQVEPRDKVLEVGTGSGYQAAILSKLARRVYTIDRHARLVREARSVFSQLDLVNITAVTLDGSFGLPDQAPFDRIIVTAAAEDPPGPLLAQLKIGGIMVVPVGQSDAVQTLIRVRRTDEGYAYDELRPVRFVPLLEGLGKDG
- the surE gene encoding 5'/3'-nucleotidase SurE, with product MRILITNDDGINAPGLKVLTAIAEELAGPEGEVWTVAPAFEQSGVAHCISYTHPMMIAQMGDRRFAAEGSPADCVLAGLHDVMKDAPPELVLSGVNRGNNSAENALYSGTLGGALEAALQGLPALALSQYYGPRNVQTQNPFEAAAVHGADLIRKILDATPTEDADYGLFYNVNFPPVPAGEVKGARIAAQGFRRGTHFGVEPHASPSGRRFLWITGGNQHIPTAPGTDAAVNLDGYISVTPMRADLTAHDALDALRAIE
- a CDS encoding SDR family oxidoreductase → MTQTALITGASRGLGAALAEALAPSHHVIAVARTVGALEELDDRIQAAGGQATLAPMDITDPAAMATLCRGVHDRWKHLDLWLHTAVHAAPLSPADHIDAKDWQKSLEVNSNATARLIPFIAPLLGQTGQAVFFDDPRAGEKFFGPYGATKAAQIALARSWQAETAKTGPRIHILSPAPMPTAIRARFFPGETRADLAAPADEARRVLSEIGLRT